In the Helianthus annuus cultivar XRQ/B chromosome 11, HanXRQr2.0-SUNRISE, whole genome shotgun sequence genome, one interval contains:
- the LOC110887852 gene encoding uncharacterized protein LOC110887852 — MNTVNFYFSLIITSYITLIICVKNNSTNPRSFDNNNKKKAPAAHKSPVFDCDCFDYYTNYWFRWDTSINRELIHQVIEAIEENFTSSEQVTCRGRKPNQKKEKASHRRFAGKALNRPPEVSVSPPYDISLVEECAKEEHEVVEESLETDATARRGLPEVKGLFNWRLWGLWSP, encoded by the coding sequence TTTAATAATCACAAGTTACATTACTTTAATCATTTGTGTCAAAAATAATTCCACAAACCCTAGATCATTTGATaataacaataagaagaaagctccGGCCGCACATAAATCTCCGGTATTCGACTGCGATTGCTTTGATTATTACACGAACTACTGGTTCCGGTGGGACACGTCTATTAACCGAGAGCTAATTCATCAAGTAATTGAAGCTATTGAAGAAAACTTTACCAGTAGTGAACAGGTTACCTGTCGCGGCCGTAAACCTAACCAGAAGAAAGAGAAGGCGAGTCATCGGAGGTTCGCCGGAAAAGCTTTAAATCGTCCGCCAGAGGTTTCGGTTTCGCCTCCGTACGACATCTCATTagttgaagaatgtgcaaaggaAGAACATGAGGTAGTGGAGGAGTCGCTGGAGACGGATGCAACGGCGAGAAGAGGACTTCCGGAAGTGAAAGGGTTGTTTAACTGGCGTTTGTGGGGACTTTGGAGTCCGTGA